Proteins encoded within one genomic window of Citrobacter amalonaticus Y19:
- a CDS encoding metal-dependent hydrolase translates to MFLVDSHCHLDGLDYQSLHKDVDDVLAKAAARDVKFCLAVATTLPGYRAMRELVGQRDNVVFSCGVHPLNQDEPYDVEELRHLAADEGVVAMGETGLDYFYTPETKVRQQESFIHHIQIGRELNKPVIVHTRDARVDTLAILRHENVTDCGGVLHCFTEDRETAGKLLDLGFYISFSGIVTFRNAEQLRDAARYVPLDRLLVETDSPYLAPVPHRGKENQPAMVRDVAEYMAVLKGVAVEELAQITTDNFSRLFHINASRLQSAS, encoded by the coding sequence ATGTTTTTAGTCGACTCGCACTGCCATCTTGATGGCCTGGATTATCAATCTCTGCATAAGGATGTGGACGACGTGCTGGCGAAAGCGGCCGCGCGTGATGTCAAATTCTGTCTGGCGGTGGCAACGACGCTGCCGGGATACCGCGCCATGCGGGAGCTGGTCGGCCAGCGCGATAACGTCGTTTTCTCCTGCGGCGTGCATCCGCTCAATCAGGACGAACCGTATGACGTGGAAGAACTGCGTCATCTGGCGGCTGATGAAGGCGTGGTGGCGATGGGGGAGACGGGGCTGGACTATTTTTACACCCCTGAGACAAAAGTGCGCCAACAGGAGTCGTTCATTCATCATATTCAGATCGGTCGTGAACTGAACAAGCCGGTGATCGTCCACACGCGCGATGCCCGCGTCGATACGCTGGCGATTCTTCGCCACGAAAACGTGACGGATTGTGGCGGCGTACTACACTGTTTTACTGAAGACAGAGAAACGGCGGGTAAATTACTGGATCTGGGCTTTTATATCTCCTTTTCCGGCATTGTGACCTTCCGCAATGCTGAACAGTTACGTGACGCCGCGCGGTATGTGCCGCTGGATCGCCTGCTGGTGGAGACGGATTCCCCATATCTTGCGCCGGTGCCGCATCGGGGGAAAGAGAACCAGCCTGCGATGGTCCGCGACGTGGCGGAATACATGGCTGTATTGAAAGGTGTAGCCGTTGAAGAACTGGCGCAGATAACCACCGATAACTTTTCCCGCCTGTTCCATATCAACGCTTCCCGCCTGCAGTCAGCCTCGTAA
- the lpoB gene encoding penicillin-binding protein activator LpoB has product MSRYALIAALAMFLSGCVVQREPAPVDEVKPTPEQPAQPQEPAPGVPSVPTIPGQPGPIEHEDQTAAPAPRIRHYDWNSAMQPMVGKMLQADGVTAGSVLLVDSVNNRTNGSLNAGEATETLRNALANNGKFTLISAQQLSLAKQQLGLSPQDSLGTRSKAIGIARNVGAHYVLYSSASGNVNAPSLQMQLMLVQTGEIIWSGKGAVQQQ; this is encoded by the coding sequence ATGAGTCGCTACGCATTGATAGCCGCGCTGGCGATGTTCCTGTCCGGTTGTGTGGTGCAACGCGAACCTGCACCGGTTGATGAAGTGAAACCCACGCCGGAACAGCCCGCACAGCCGCAAGAACCTGCTCCGGGGGTACCTTCGGTTCCCACGATCCCAGGACAGCCGGGTCCTATTGAACATGAAGATCAGACTGCGGCACCGGCGCCGCGTATACGTCATTACGACTGGAATAGCGCGATGCAGCCGATGGTGGGCAAAATGCTGCAGGCCGATGGCGTCACGGCGGGGAGCGTACTGCTGGTCGATAGCGTCAATAACCGCACTAACGGTTCGCTGAACGCTGGTGAAGCCACTGAAACGCTGCGTAATGCGCTGGCGAACAATGGCAAATTTACTCTCATCTCCGCGCAGCAACTGTCGCTGGCAAAACAGCAGTTAGGGCTGTCGCCGCAGGACAGTCTGGGAACGCGCAGTAAAGCGATTGGTATTGCCCGTAACGTCGGCGCGCACTATGTGCTGTATTCCAGCGCCTCGGGTAACGTCAACGCGCCATCGCTGCAAATGCAATTAATGCTGGTACAAACTGGCGAGATAATCTGGTCAGGTAAAGGTGCCGTTCAGCAGCAATAA
- the thiK gene encoding thiamine kinase, which yields MPFSSNNIPGRDAVLSRYFPHYRPVAEGQCGLSGGSAIIESPTQRLVLRRHHDPDAPQAHFLRQYHALSRLPESLAPKPRFYIPGWMAVDYIPGEIKSGLPGADELAGLLYYLHQQPRFGWRIHLLSLLEQYWQGSDPARRTPYWLSVLKRLRKQGEPHPLRLAPLHMDVHAANIVHGPTGLRLIDWEYAGDGDVALELAAVWVDDVQQHRQLVQAYAVRARIDGQKLWQQVRRWYPWILMLKAGWFEYRWQQTGERQFISLADATWRQLATKD from the coding sequence GTGCCGTTCAGCAGCAATAACATACCAGGGCGCGACGCGGTGTTGTCGCGCTACTTTCCGCACTATCGTCCCGTCGCCGAAGGCCAGTGTGGTCTTAGCGGCGGGAGTGCGATCATTGAAAGTCCAACCCAGCGGCTGGTTCTTCGCCGTCATCACGATCCCGATGCGCCGCAAGCGCATTTTTTACGCCAGTATCATGCCTTATCACGGTTACCTGAAAGCCTTGCGCCAAAGCCGCGCTTTTACATTCCTGGCTGGATGGCGGTGGACTATATCCCGGGCGAGATAAAATCCGGTCTGCCGGGTGCCGACGAACTGGCGGGCTTACTGTATTATCTTCATCAGCAGCCCCGCTTTGGCTGGCGTATCCATTTGCTGTCGTTGCTGGAGCAATACTGGCAGGGGAGCGATCCGGCACGGCGAACCCCGTACTGGTTAAGCGTGCTGAAACGCCTGCGCAAGCAGGGCGAGCCGCACCCGCTGCGCCTTGCGCCGCTGCATATGGATGTCCATGCCGCCAACATCGTTCACGGCCCGACAGGATTGCGGCTTATCGACTGGGAATATGCAGGCGACGGTGATGTCGCCCTTGAACTGGCGGCGGTGTGGGTGGACGATGTTCAGCAACACCGGCAACTGGTGCAGGCCTATGCCGTCCGCGCGCGCATAGACGGGCAAAAATTATGGCAACAGGTCAGACGCTGGTATCCGTGGATACTGATGCTGAAGGCCGGTTGGTTTGAATACCGCTGGCAACAGACCGGCGAACGACAATTTATCAGTCTGGCCGATGCAACCTGGCGGCAGCTGGCAACGAAGGATTAA
- the hinT gene encoding purine nucleoside phosphoramidase, whose protein sequence is MAEETIFSKIIRREIPSDIVYQDDLVTAFRDISPQAPTHILIIPNVLIPTVNDVTAEHEQALGRMITVAAKIAEQEGIAEDGYRLIMNTNRHGGQEVYHIHMHLLGGRALGPMLAHKGL, encoded by the coding sequence GTGGCAGAAGAGACTATATTCAGCAAGATCATTCGTCGTGAAATCCCTTCCGATATCGTTTACCAGGATGATCTGGTAACGGCATTTCGGGATATTTCACCGCAGGCGCCTACTCACATTCTGATCATCCCCAACGTTCTGATCCCGACGGTTAATGACGTGACCGCCGAGCATGAGCAAGCGCTGGGACGGATGATTACCGTTGCGGCAAAAATTGCCGAACAGGAAGGCATTGCCGAAGATGGCTATCGCCTGATCATGAATACCAATCGTCATGGCGGTCAGGAGGTGTATCACATCCACATGCATCTGCTGGGCGGTCGCGCGCTCGGTCCTATGCTCGCACACAAAGGGTTGTGA
- the fhuE gene encoding ferric-rhodotorulic acid/ferric-coprogen receptor FhuE, whose product MSFTTHDRDEQRQAGATPSLLAACIAMALMPSMSFAATAPEETVIVDGSAPATSADSDEHDYSVKSTSAGTKMMMTQRDIPQSVSIVSEQRMEDQQLQTLGDVMDSTLGISKSQADSDRVSYFSRGFQIDNYMVDGIPTYFESRWNLGDALTDMALYERVEVVRGANGLMTGTGNPSASINMIRKHATSREFKGDVSAEYGSWNKQRYVMDLQSPLTDDGNVRARIVAGYQDNDSWLDRYHSEKNFFSGIIDADLGETTSLAAGYEYQKIKVDSPTWGGLPRWNTDGSKNSYDRARSTAPDWAYNDKEINKVFVTLKQRFADTWQATMNATHSEIKFDSKTMYVDAYVNKADGMLVGPYSSYGPGYDYVGGTGWNSGKRKVDALDLFADGGYDLFGRQHNLMFGGSYSKQNNRYFSSWANVFPDEIGSFNNFNGNFPQTDWTPQSLAQDDTTHMKSLYAATRISLADPLHLILGARYTNWRVDTLSYSMEKNHTTPYAGLVYDINDNWSTYASYTSIFQPQNKRDRSGKYLAPITGNNYEVGLKSDWMNSRLTTTLAVFRIEQDNVAQSTGSPIPGSNGEVAYKTANGTVSKGVEFEVNGAITDNWQMTFGATRYVAEDNEGNAVNPNLPRTSVKLFTSYRLPVMPDLTVGGGVNWQNRVYTDTATAYGTFRAEQGSYALVDLFTRYQVTKNFSVQGNVNNLFDKTYDTNVEGSIVYGEPRNVSITANYQF is encoded by the coding sequence ATGTCTTTCACAACACACGACAGGGATGAACAACGCCAGGCTGGCGCAACACCATCGTTGCTGGCAGCCTGCATCGCGATGGCACTGATGCCATCCATGAGCTTCGCGGCAACCGCACCGGAAGAGACCGTCATTGTCGACGGTTCTGCGCCTGCGACCTCAGCGGACAGCGACGAGCACGATTACAGCGTCAAATCCACCTCCGCCGGAACCAAAATGATGATGACCCAGCGCGATATTCCGCAGTCGGTCAGCATCGTCAGCGAGCAACGCATGGAAGACCAGCAGTTACAAACGCTGGGCGATGTGATGGACAGTACGCTGGGGATCAGCAAAAGCCAGGCAGACTCGGATCGTGTCAGCTACTTCTCGCGTGGTTTCCAGATTGACAACTATATGGTCGACGGTATTCCGACCTATTTTGAATCCCGCTGGAATCTGGGTGACGCCCTGACCGATATGGCGCTCTATGAGCGCGTGGAAGTGGTGCGCGGCGCAAACGGCCTGATGACTGGTACGGGCAACCCGTCTGCCTCCATCAATATGATCCGCAAACACGCCACCAGCCGTGAGTTCAAAGGCGACGTATCGGCGGAATATGGCAGTTGGAACAAGCAGCGCTACGTAATGGATCTGCAAAGCCCGCTCACCGATGACGGTAATGTACGCGCGCGTATTGTGGCGGGTTATCAGGACAACGACTCCTGGCTCGATCGCTATCACAGCGAGAAAAACTTCTTCTCGGGCATTATTGATGCCGATCTGGGTGAAACCACCAGCCTTGCCGCCGGCTATGAATATCAGAAGATCAAAGTGGACAGCCCAACCTGGGGTGGCCTGCCGCGCTGGAATACCGACGGCAGCAAAAACAGCTATGACCGCGCCCGCAGCACCGCGCCAGACTGGGCGTATAACGATAAAGAGATCAACAAAGTCTTTGTCACACTCAAACAACGTTTTGCCGACACCTGGCAGGCGACGATGAATGCGACCCACTCGGAAATCAAATTCGACAGTAAAACGATGTATGTCGATGCGTACGTGAATAAGGCTGATGGCATGCTGGTCGGTCCTTACAGTAGCTACGGACCGGGCTATGACTACGTTGGCGGCACGGGCTGGAACAGCGGCAAACGTAAGGTTGATGCGCTGGATCTCTTTGCCGACGGCGGCTATGACCTGTTCGGTCGCCAGCACAACCTGATGTTTGGCGGCAGCTACAGCAAGCAGAACAACCGTTATTTCAGCTCCTGGGCTAACGTCTTCCCGGATGAGATCGGCAGTTTCAATAACTTCAATGGCAACTTCCCGCAAACCGACTGGACGCCACAGTCGCTGGCCCAGGACGATACCACGCACATGAAGTCGCTGTACGCCGCGACGCGCATTTCACTGGCTGACCCGCTGCACCTGATCCTCGGCGCGCGCTACACCAACTGGCGTGTCGACACGCTGAGCTACAGCATGGAGAAAAACCACACCACGCCGTATGCCGGTCTGGTTTACGACATCAATGATAACTGGTCAACTTACGCCAGCTACACCTCCATCTTCCAGCCGCAGAACAAACGTGACCGCAGCGGGAAATACCTCGCACCGATAACCGGCAACAACTATGAGGTAGGTCTGAAGTCCGACTGGATGAACAGCCGACTGACCACCACCCTCGCCGTGTTCCGCATTGAGCAGGATAACGTTGCCCAGTCGACCGGTTCACCGATTCCGGGTAGCAATGGCGAAGTCGCGTATAAAACAGCGAACGGAACCGTCAGCAAAGGGGTTGAATTCGAAGTCAACGGAGCGATTACCGATAACTGGCAGATGACCTTTGGCGCAACGCGTTACGTTGCAGAAGACAATGAAGGCAACGCCGTCAATCCGAATCTGCCGCGTACCAGCGTCAAGCTGTTCACCAGCTACCGTCTGCCGGTGATGCCCGACCTGACCGTGGGCGGTGGCGTGAACTGGCAAAACCGCGTATACACCGATACCGCGACGGCGTACGGCACCTTCCGCGCTGAACAAGGCAGTTACGCGCTGGTGGATCTGTTCACCCGCTACCAGGTGACCAAAAACTTCTCTGTGCAGGGTAACGTCAACAACCTGTTCGATAAAACCTACGACACCAACGTCGAAGGGTCGATTGTTTATGGTGAACCGCGCAACGTGAGCATCACCGCAAACTATCAGTTCTGA
- a CDS encoding YcfL family protein: MTRGCIALSLGLLLLAGCRSHPEIPVSDEQSLVMESTLLAAGITAQEPTLTTSDIQPSASSTLYNERQEPVTVHYRFYWYDARGLEMHPLEAPRSVTIPAHSSVTLYGSANYLGAHKVRLYLYL, from the coding sequence ATGACCAGAGGATGCATTGCGCTTTCGCTGGGTCTGCTCTTACTTGCCGGGTGTCGTTCTCATCCTGAGATCCCGGTAAGCGACGAGCAGTCGCTAGTGATGGAGTCGACGCTGCTGGCGGCGGGGATCACCGCGCAAGAGCCGACGTTGACCACGTCAGATATTCAGCCCTCTGCATCCTCAACGCTGTATAACGAAAGGCAAGAACCCGTTACCGTTCATTATCGCTTTTACTGGTATGACGCCAGAGGGCTGGAGATGCATCCTCTGGAAGCGCCACGCAGCGTGACGATACCGGCACATTCGTCGGTCACGCTGTATGGCAGCGCCAATTATCTGGGGGCGCACAAAGTCAGACTTTATCTTTATTTGTAA
- the ptsG gene encoding PTS glucose transporter subunit IIBC, which translates to MFKNAFANLQKVGKSLMLPVSVLPIAGILLGVGSANFSWLPAVVSHVMAEAGGSVFANMPLIFAIGVALGFTNNDGVSALASVVAYGIMVKTMAVVAPLVLHLPAEEIAAKHLADTGVLGGIISGAIAAYMFNRFYRIKLPEYLGFFAGKRFVPIISGLAAIFTGVVLSFIWPPIGTAIQTFSQWAAYQNPVVAFGIYGFIERCLVPFGLHHIWNVPFQMQIGEYTNAAGQVFHGDIPRYMAGDPTAGMLSGGFLFKMYGLPAAAIAIWHSAKPENRAKVGGIMISAALTSFLTGITEPIEFSFMFVAPILYVIHAILAGLAFPICILLGMRDGTSFSHGLIDFIVLSGNSSKLWLFPIVGAGYAIVYYTIFRVLIKALDLKTPGREDNTDDAKAGATSEMAPALIAAFGGKENITNLDACITRLRVSVADVAKVDQAGLKKLGAAGVVVAGSGVQAIFGTKSDNLKTEMDEYIRNS; encoded by the coding sequence ATGTTTAAGAATGCATTTGCTAACCTGCAAAAGGTCGGTAAATCGCTGATGCTGCCGGTATCCGTATTGCCTATCGCAGGTATCCTGCTGGGCGTCGGTTCCGCAAACTTCAGCTGGCTGCCAGCCGTTGTATCGCACGTGATGGCAGAAGCCGGCGGTTCTGTTTTTGCAAACATGCCGCTGATTTTCGCTATTGGTGTCGCGCTTGGCTTTACCAACAACGATGGCGTTTCGGCTCTGGCTTCGGTTGTCGCCTATGGCATCATGGTGAAAACCATGGCTGTGGTCGCGCCGCTGGTTCTGCATTTACCTGCTGAAGAAATCGCAGCAAAACACCTTGCGGATACGGGTGTACTCGGGGGGATTATCTCCGGTGCGATTGCAGCGTACATGTTTAACCGCTTCTACCGTATCAAGCTGCCTGAGTATCTGGGCTTCTTTGCTGGTAAGCGCTTCGTGCCGATCATTTCTGGTCTGGCGGCGATCTTTACCGGTGTGGTCCTGTCCTTCATTTGGCCGCCGATCGGTACTGCTATCCAGACGTTCTCTCAGTGGGCTGCTTATCAGAACCCGGTCGTGGCGTTCGGTATTTACGGCTTCATTGAACGCTGCCTGGTACCGTTTGGTCTGCACCACATCTGGAACGTTCCTTTCCAGATGCAGATTGGCGAATACACCAACGCGGCAGGTCAGGTCTTCCACGGCGATATTCCTCGTTACATGGCGGGCGACCCGACTGCGGGCATGTTGTCTGGCGGCTTCCTGTTCAAAATGTATGGTCTGCCGGCTGCTGCCATTGCTATCTGGCACTCGGCTAAACCAGAAAACCGCGCCAAAGTGGGCGGTATCATGATCTCCGCAGCGCTGACCTCGTTCCTGACCGGTATCACCGAGCCGATCGAGTTCTCCTTCATGTTCGTTGCGCCGATCCTGTACGTTATCCACGCGATTCTCGCTGGCCTGGCGTTCCCGATCTGTATCCTGCTGGGTATGCGTGACGGCACGTCGTTCTCACACGGTCTGATCGACTTTATCGTACTGTCCGGTAACAGCAGCAAGCTGTGGCTGTTCCCGATTGTCGGTGCGGGCTATGCGATTGTTTACTACACCATCTTCCGCGTGCTGATCAAAGCACTGGATCTGAAGACTCCGGGTCGCGAAGATAACACCGATGACGCAAAAGCGGGTGCGACCAGTGAAATGGCGCCTGCGCTGATTGCGGCGTTTGGTGGTAAAGAAAACATCACTAACCTGGATGCGTGCATTACCCGTCTGCGTGTCAGCGTGGCTGACGTGGCGAAAGTGGATCAGGCTGGCCTGAAGAAACTGGGTGCCGCAGGTGTGGTGGTTGCAGGTTCCGGTGTTCAGGCGATTTTCGGTACGAAGTCCGATAACCTGAAAACTGAGATGGATGAATACATCCGTAACAGCTAA